One Candidatus Zixiibacteriota bacterium DNA segment encodes these proteins:
- a CDS encoding IS110 family transposase, whose product QGKSKMTALVAVMRKMITILNTMLAKKERWNPKLA is encoded by the coding sequence CAAGGAAAAAGCAAAATGACCGCCTTGGTTGCAGTGATGAGGAAAATGATAACCATTCTTAACACGATGCTCGCAAAAAAAGAAAGGTGGAACCCTAAATTAGCTTGA